The Hypomesus transpacificus isolate Combined female chromosome 3, fHypTra1, whole genome shotgun sequence genome has a window encoding:
- the ralgapa1 gene encoding ral GTPase-activating protein subunit alpha-1 isoform X2, translated as MFSKKTHGDVKKSTQKVLDPKKDVLTRLKHLRIVIENAEPCDLKHFFDQYYSHIYYVFFENFVTIEVSLKQKGHKSQREELDAILFIFEKILQLLPERIQGRWQFHSIGLILKKLLHTGNSLKIRREGVRLFLLWMQALQGNALREQLCMFACLIPGFPSPLSELGPRTLDNLVNPPLSLLETQVTPEEISPLVPPQSGDKNQEDLTGYFLEALLKYMAKSLEWRCKENHEKGFAFLFENFKKFYLPHIFPNFSKETSLYQPILEVPPIRAKPYYCVVRREHENSEVVYCTKDSFLQARVIFIRWLVSFWLEPRSNTTTIIPGTEGENVPKNIQRAAAGLAARLEDGGGFPRQPDGLDGGVGGACEGEQSHSNTSTLTEREPSSSSLCSMDEEQLTDMEVVRRVLCCSRTNVNFITEIFRQAFLLPMCEAAAMRKVVRVYQEWIAQEDKPVFMREPEEGLNPMAGRNSQEPRVPQEKEEEGVNKMIDNELLEYSVHAGVQPTLQVFITNSSNVFLLEPANEVKILLEEHVDMCKRVLNIYRSLVMHETMDQKTWEQILLVLLRVTECVMKRPPSIMPQGKKSMTLSGRLAGAVFQTLIVAWIKGNLNVYISRELWDDLLAVLSSLTCWEELVTEWSLTMETLTKVLARNLYSLDLQELPLDKLSEQKQKKHKGKGGGLEGQKMVVDRSFSKGWSRDQPGQAAAMRQRSATTAGSPGIEKARSIVRQKTVDLEDPPMAMAPRAPRIRHASQSEEVPPSEVFSASGDLEAPPPPLPRSSSASDIMEPFITDRVKANKEEGGQKTRPVSSDAGSTNPNFTDLMDEFIQERLRTRGTSGRRGSSPGILEIPKDLPELLERQGATRPVDDPGVPSEWTSPASASGSDVVSSDSQSDSFNAFQYSNCKFENFSFGSEAGGNGSLDQDSLGGGVGQSADEQEVASLTTLNMDSESSSLSQHGLSADTVTITGSESASPVHSLGGSRSQTPSPATLTAEHTEHKDLQLDEKLHHSVLQTPDDLEASEFPTEDCSVMAGGTLTGWHADVATVMWRRMLGILGDVNTIKDPEIHAQVFDYLCELWQNLAKIRDNLGISLDNQSSPPPPVLIPPLRILTPWLFKATMLTERYKQGKLHAYKLICKIMKRRQDVSPNSDFLTHFYNIMHCGLLHVDQDIVNTIIKHCSPRFFSVGLPGATMLILDVIIAASRVTASASLNAPRVEAQILLGSLVCFPNLYEELPALHPTTADVVMTKFRDVKEHIIKHILSSARDEPSAPARCVALCSLGIWLCEELVHGTQHIQIKEALNVICVTLKYPNKSVALVASDILHLLISYVDHLQKFPPDTPKKIVEILIATITYLLPTTECSPHELDKRLVVSLLLCLLDWVMALPPQTLLQPVNTLSPDKEHRSDKSVLSCIYKVLHGCVYGAQTLSSSRYFPLNLSDLTSPDYDPFLPLESLKEPEPLHSPDSERSSKLQPVTEVRSRLQHGLISIAARTVITHLVNHLGHYPMSGGPATLTSQVCESQDNPYSESADLGPELFHSPNLQFFSLNGTTLLSCLQIRAEDGLPGGGMSAGLTTTPACVRLIVRDISGKHSWDSAVLYGPPHCPGCNPESGSGSPPGHALLLCSPPREGRGGPGAGEATGEKGEEDFGEEREEEEEEEVGGLEEAEEDEGEGLEEEEQGEERGEGAEGDENRREEREEDKAEDKGVCLELLAPPLAKRVCRETVPSWDALRDGEDALDEMLLYLGYSSPECLQRAGTPLNIPAPPPTCVSEKQENDVINAILKQCAAERDFARHRGDGPNMRAMGQSEPLPQRPQSPFYYCRLLLNILGMNSWENRSNFHLLKKNEKLLRELKNLDSRQCRETHKIAVFYVAEGQEDKHSILSNTSGSQAYEDFVSGLGWEVNLTSHCGFMGGLQRNRSTGLTTPYYATSTVEAVFHVSTRMPPDSDDSLTKKLRHLGNDEVHIVWSEHSRDYRRGIIPTEFGDVLIVIYPMKNHMCSIHILKKPEVPFFGPLFDGAIVDEKILPTMVRATAINASRALKSLIPLYQNFYEERARYLETIVQHHLEPTTFEDYAARVFSPAPCHHLSSDAGSCLESQWGESPAVLLDGTDSASPMSPRTSKSRMSMKLRRSSGSANKT; from the exons AGAATGCTGAGCCGTGTGACCTGAAACACTTCTTTGACCAGTACTACTCCCACATCTACTATGTCTTCTTTGAGAACTTTGTCACCATCGAAGTCAGCCTCAAACAAAAAG GTCACAAATCGCAAAGGGAAGAACTGGATGCCATCCTTTTCATTTTTGAG AAAATCCTGCAGCTGCTGCCAGAGAGGATACAGGGACGATGGCAGTTCCACAGCATAG GGTTGATCCTGAAGAAGTTGTTACACACTGGGAACTCCCTGAAG ATCCGACGGGAGGGGGTGCGTCTGTTCCTCCTCTGGATGCAGGCCCTGCAGGGGAACGCCCTGAGAGAGCAGCTGTGTATGTTTGCCTGCCTCATCCCCggcttcccctcccccctgtcagaACTCGGCCCCCGCACCCTGGACAACCTGGTCAACCCCCCCCTCAGTCTGCTGGAGA CGCAAGTGACCCCAGAGGAAATCAGCCCATTGGTTCCTCCCCAGTCAGGTGACAAGAACCAGGAAGACCTGACTGGCTACTTTCTGGAGGCTCTGCTTAAATACATG GCAAAGAGTCTGGAGTGGCGTTGCAAGGAGAACCATGAGAAAGGTTTTGCCTTCCTGTTTGAAAACTTCAAGAAGTTCTACCTTCCTCACATCTTCCCCAACTTCTCCAAGGAGACCAGCCTCTACCAGCCCATCCTGG AGGTGCCCCCCATCCGGGCGAAGCCGTACTACTGTGTGGTGCGCCGGGAGCACGAGAACAGCGAGGTGGTGTACTGCACCAAGGACAGCTTCCTGCAGGCCAGGGTGATCTTCATCCGCTGGCTGGTGTCCTTCTGGCTGGAACCCCgctccaacaccaccaccatcatccccggGACGGAGGGGGAGAACGTGCCCAAGAACATCCAG cGCGCGGCAGCAGGCCTGGCAGCGCGCCTGGAGGACGGGGGCGGTTTCCCCCGGCAGCCGGACGGCCTGGACGGGGGCGTGGGCGGGGCGTGCGAGGGGGAGCAGAGCCACTCCAACACCAGCACCCTGACGGAGAGGGAGCCCAGCTCGTCCAGCCTGTGTAGCATGGACGAGGAGCAGCTGACCGACATGGAGGTGGTCCGCCGAGTGCTCTGCTGCTCCCGGACCAACGTCAACTTCATCACGGAGATCTTCAGACAG GCGTTCCTGCTGCCCATGTGTGAAGCTGCGGCCATGAGGAAAGTGGTGAGGGTGTACCAGGAGTGGATCGCCCAGGAGGACAAGCCAGTCTTCATGAGGGAGCCAGAGGAGGGTCTAAATCCCATGGCCGGGAGGAACAGCCAGGAGCCACGGGTGccgcaggagaaggaggaggag GGTGTGAATAAAATGATTGACAACGAACTGCTGGAGTACAGTGTTCATGCTGGAGTCCAACCAACTCTACAG gtGTTCATCACCAACTCTTCCAATGTCTTCCTCTTGGAGCCAGCCAATGAGGTGAAGATCCTGCTGGAGGAACATGTGGACATGTGCAAGAGAGTCCTCAACATCTACCGTAGCCTGGTCATGCACGAGACCATGGACCAGAAGACCTG ggagcaGATCCTGCTGGTGCTCCTCAGGGTAACAGAGTGTGTGATGAAGAGGCCTCCCTCCATAATGCCCCAGGGAAAGAAGAGCATGACTCTATCTGGACGTCTGGCTGGAGCCGTCTTCCAG ACTCTGATCGTGGCGTGGATCAAGGGGAACCTGAACGTGTACATCAGCCGGGAGCTGTGGGACGACCTGCTGGCCGTGCTGTCCTCGCTCACCTGCTGGGAGGAGCTGGTCACCGAGTGGTCCCTCACCATGGAGACGCTCACCAAGGTTCTGGCCCGGAACCTCTACAGCCTGGACTTACAGGAGCTGCCGCTGGACAAACTGAGCGAACAGAAGCAGAAGAAGCACAAGGGGAAAG GTGGAGGTCTGGAGGGGCAGAAGATGGTGGTGGACCGCTCCTTCTCCAAGGGCTGGAGCAGAGACCAGCCGGGCCAGGCGGCAGCCATGAGGCAGCGCAGCGCCACCACGGCCGGCTCCCCAGGCATCGAGAAGGCACGCAGCATCGTGCGCCAGAAGACCGTGG ATCTGGAGGACCCCCCTATGGCCATGGCCCCCCGCGCCCCACGAATACGCCACGCCTCCCAGAGTGAGGAAGTCCCGCCTTCTGAGGTGTTCTCTGCGTCAGGTGACCtggaggccccgcccccacccctcccccgcaGCAGCAGCGCCTCTGACATCATGGAGCCCTTCATCACCGATAGGGTCAAAG CCaataaggaggaggggggtcagaAGACACGCCCTGTGTCCAGCGATGCAGGAAGCACCAACCCAAACTTTACTGACCTGATGGACGAATTCATACAGGAGAGACTCCGGACCCGAGGCACCTCT ggtCGCCGTGGTAGCAGCCCAGGCATTCTGGAGATCCCCAAGGACCTCCCAGAGCTGCTGGAGCGGCAGGGCGCCACGCGGCCCGTCGACGACCCCGGCGTGCCCTCCGAGTGGACCTCTCCCGCCAGCGCCAGCGGCAGCGACGTGGTCAGCTCCGACAGCCAATCAGACTCCTTCAACGCCTTCCAGTATTCCAACTGCAAGTTTGAGA ATTTCAGTTTTGGCTCGGAGGCTGGTGGTAACGGATCGTTGGACCAGGACAGCCTGGGAGGGGGCGTGGGCCAGAGCGCTGACGAGCAGGAAGTGGCCAGTCTGACCACGCTCAACATGGACTCTGAGTCCAGCAGCCTCAGTCAGCACGGCCTGTCTGCTGATACTGTCACCATAACAG ggtcaGAGAGTGCGTCTCCGGTGCATTCTCTGGGGGGGTCCAGATCCCAGACCCCGTCTCCAGCCACTCTCACTGctgaacacactgaacacaaagACCTGCAGCTGGATGAGAAGCTGCACCACTCTGTCCTGCAGACTCCTGACGACCTGG AAGCTAGTGAGTTTCCGACGGAGGACTGCAGTGTCATGGCGGGCGGCACGCTCACAGGCTGGCACGCCgatgttgccacggtgatgtgGAGGCGGATGTTGGGTATCCTGGGAGACGTCAACACCATCAAAGACCCAGAAATCCACGCTCAGGTGTTTGACTACCTGTGCGAGCTCTGGCAGAACCTGGCCAAG ATCAGAGACAACCTGGGCATCTCATTGGACAACCAGTCGTCTCCGCCCCCTCCGGTCCTGATCCCGCCCCTCCGCATCCTCACTCCCTGGCTCTTCAAG GCCACCATGCTGACGGAGCGCTATAAGCAAGGGAAGCTTCATGCCTACAAGCTGATCTGCAAGATCATGAAGAGGAGGCAGGATGTGTCGCCCAACTCCGACTTCCTCACACACTTCTACAACATCATGCACTGCGGCCTGCTGCATGTGGACCAG GACATCGTGAACACCATCATCAAGCACTGCTCCCCTCGCTTCTTCTCCGTGGGCCTGCCGGGAGCCACCATGCTCATCCTGGACGTCATCATTGCCGCCAGCAGAGTCACTGCCAGCGCCTCGCTCAat gcCCCCAGGGTGGAGGCCCAGATCCTGCTGGGCTCTCTGGTGTGTTTTCCCAACCTGTACGAGGAGCTTCCTGCTCTCCACCCCACCACCGCCGACGTGGTCATGACCAAGTTCAGAGACGTCAAG GAGCACATCATCAAACACATCCTGAGTTCAGCTAGAGATGAGCCCTCGGCTCCAGCACG gtgcGTGGCTCTGTGCAGCCTGGGGATCTGGCTGTGTGAAGAGCTGGTCCACGGCACTCAGCACATCCAGATTAAAGAAGCTCTCAACGTCATCTGTGTGACCCTCAAG tATCCCAATAAGAGCGTGGCCCTGGTGGCCTCAGACATCCTGCACCTGCTCATCAGCTACGTGGACCACCTTCAGAAGTTCCCCCCCGACACGCCAAAGAAGATCGTGGAG ATCCTGATCGCCACCATCACCTACCTGCTGCCCACTACTGAGTGCTCGCCCCACGAGCTGGACAAGAGG CTGGTGGTATCTCTCCTGCTGTGCCTGTTGGACTGGGTGATGGCCCTGCCTCCACAGACCCTGCTGCAGCCCGTCAACACACTCAGCCCCGACAAGGAGCACCGCAGCGACAAGTCTGTCCTCAGCTGCATAtataag gtTCTCCATGGGTGTGTATACGGAGCCCAGACTCTGAGCAGCTCCAGGTACTTCCCCCTGAACCTGTCTGACCTGACCAGCCCGGACTACGACCCCTTCCTGCCCCTGGAGAGCCTGAAGGAGCCCGAGCCTCTTCACTCCCCCGACTCTGAGCGCTCCTCCAAACTGCAGCCTGTCACGGAGG TTCGTAGTCGACTCCAGCACGGTTTGATCTCCATCGCGGCCAGGACGGTCATCACCCACCTGGTCAACCACCTGGGACACTACCCCATGAGTGGAGGGCCTGCCACGTTGACCAgccag GTGTGTGAGAGCCAGGACAACCCATACAGTGAGAGTGCCGACCTGGGCCCGGAGCTCTTCCACTCCCCCAACCTGCAGTTCTTCTCCCTGAACGGCACCACCCTCCTGTCCTGCCTGCAGATCCGGGCCGAGGACGGCCTCCCAGGAGGGGGCATGTCAGCCGGCCTCACCACCACCCCCGCCTGCGTGCGCCTCATCGTCAGGGACATCTCGGGCAAACACTCCTGGGACTCTGCAGTGTTGTACGGACCGCCCCACTGCCCCGGGTGCAACCCCGAGTCTGGGTCCGGGTCTCCCCCTGGCCACGCCCTGCTGCTGTGCAGCCCACCccgagaggggagaggggggccgggggccggggAGGCGacaggggagaaaggagaggaggactttggggaggaaagggaggaggaggaggaggaggaggtgggcgggttggaggaggcggaggaagacgagggggaggggctggaggaggaggagcagggggaggagaggggggagggtgcagaAGGAGACGAaaacaggagagaggaaagggaggaagacAAGGCGGAGGACAAAGGGGTGTGTCTCGAGCTGTTGGCCCCGCCCCTCGCCAAGCGCGTGTGCAGGGAGACGGTGCCATCGTGGGATGCGCTGCGAGACGGCGAGGACGCCCTGGACGAGATGCTGCTGTACCTGGGATACTCCAG CCCCGAGTGTCTTCAGCGCGCGGGCACGCCCCTCAACATCCcggccccaccccccacctgcgTGTCGGAGAAGCAGGAGAACGACGTCATCAACGCCATCCTCAAGCAGTGCGCCGCGGAGCGCGACTTCGCCCGTCACCGCGGCGACGGGCCCAACATGCGCGCCATGGGGCAGAGTGAGCCCCTCCCCCAGCGGCCCCAGTCCCCCTTCTACTACTGCCGGCTGCTGCTCAACATCCTGGGGATGAACTCCTGGGAGAACAG GAGTAACTTTCACCTGCTTAAGAAGAACGAGAAGCTTCTAAGGGAGCTGAAGAACCTGGACTCCAGGCAGTG CCGAGAGACCCACAAGATAGCTGTTTTCTACGTAGCAGAGGGTCAGGAGGACAAACACTCCATCCTGTCCAACACCAGTGGCAGTCAGGCCTACGAGGACTTTGTCTCTGGACTGGGttgggag GTGAACCTGACCAGCCACTGTGGCTTCATGGGCGGTCTGCAGCGTAACCGTAGCACTGGCCTGACCACGCCCTACTACGCCACCTCCACCGTCGAGGCCGTCTTCCACGTGTCGACTCGCATGCCCCCAGACTCAGAcgactccctcaccaagaag CTGAGGCACCTGGGTAACGACGAGGTCCACATCGTGTGGTCGGAACATTCCAGAGACTACCGCAGAGGCATCATCCCCACTGAGTTTGGAGACGTGCTCATTGTCATCTACCCCATGAAGAACCACATGTGCAGCATCCACATCCTCAAGAAGCCTGAG